One Papaver somniferum cultivar HN1 chromosome 10, ASM357369v1, whole genome shotgun sequence genomic window carries:
- the LOC113315682 gene encoding uncharacterized protein LOC113315682 encodes MSACQPIHTPLEEKVNLCIEPDQVPADKRRYQRLVGRLMYLSHTRPDLAYALSVVSQFMRNPDYRKVVAYTDSDYAGEIDGRRSTAGYFTFVGGNLVTWRSKKQNIVTRSSAQAEFRGMSDGICETLWLRLLLKDLGVPLKDPITLYCDNKAARDIAHNPV; translated from the exons ATGTCAGCATGTCAGCCAATCCATACACCTTTAGAAGAAAAGGTAAATCTGTGTATTGAACCTGATCAAGTTCCTGCTGATAAAAGGAGATATCAAAGACTTGTGGGGAGATTGATGTATCTATCTCACACAAGGCCAGATCTTGCTTATGCACTCAGTGTTGTTAGTCAATTCATGCGCAATCCAG attataGAAAGGTTGTGGCATATACAGATTCTGACTATGCAGGAGAAATAGATGGCAGACGTTCTACTGCAGGCTACTTTACCTTTGTGGGAGGTAACTTAGTTacttggagaagtaagaaacaaaatattgttacaCGATCAAGCGCACAGGCTGAATTCAGAGGGATGTCAGATGGCATTtgtgaaactttgtggttgaggCTTCTCCTTAAGGATTTGGGGGTTCCTCTCAAGGATCCCATTACTTTGTATTGTGATAACAAAGCTGCGCGTGATATTGCTCATAATCCTGTTTAG